A part of Halobacillus shinanisalinarum genomic DNA contains:
- a CDS encoding MBL fold metallo-hydrolase: MTVKTITTSELAKKVVNHEETLILDVRNTDEFDDWKIEGGRVKVINEPYFNLLDGIESVEGSLQKDQEVIVVCAKGGSSEMVGELLEEAGYSDVYSLKGGMKAWSEHLEPTKVSDLSGGGSLYQFVRLGKGCLSYFIESDGEAAVIDANRMTDIYETFAKEKGVEIKHLIDTHLHADHISGGRQLAENVKGSYYLPPKDATDVTFDYTALQEGNDIVVGNTTVQVQPIYSPGHTLGSTSLIIGDQYLLTGDILFIKSIGRPDLAGKAEDWIGDLRETLYKRYKELSNDLVVLPAHYSFAEELGKGGKVSARLGDLYQKNSGLQVDDEGEFRRMVTDNLPPQPNSYEKIRHTNMGKANPDEEERREMEIGPNRCAVHG, translated from the coding sequence ATGACTGTAAAAACTATCACAACAAGTGAGTTAGCAAAGAAAGTTGTAAATCATGAAGAGACATTGATTTTAGATGTTCGAAATACGGATGAATTTGATGATTGGAAAATTGAAGGCGGAAGAGTCAAGGTCATTAACGAACCTTACTTTAATTTGCTCGATGGGATTGAATCTGTAGAAGGGAGCTTGCAAAAAGATCAAGAAGTCATCGTCGTATGTGCGAAAGGCGGATCTTCCGAAATGGTTGGAGAATTGCTTGAAGAAGCTGGCTATTCTGATGTTTATTCCCTGAAAGGTGGTATGAAAGCTTGGAGTGAACACTTGGAACCAACGAAAGTCTCTGATTTAAGTGGGGGAGGAAGCCTCTATCAATTTGTCCGTCTAGGAAAAGGTTGTCTCTCCTATTTCATTGAATCTGACGGAGAAGCTGCGGTTATAGATGCCAATCGAATGACGGATATCTATGAAACATTTGCTAAAGAAAAAGGTGTGGAAATAAAACATTTGATTGATACCCATTTGCATGCAGATCATATTTCTGGAGGACGTCAATTAGCGGAAAACGTTAAGGGTTCCTATTATTTACCTCCTAAGGATGCAACAGATGTTACTTTTGACTATACAGCACTTCAAGAAGGTAATGATATCGTTGTCGGGAATACAACGGTACAAGTACAACCGATTTATTCACCGGGTCACACCCTGGGGAGCACATCCCTCATCATTGGTGATCAATATCTTCTTACAGGGGATATCTTGTTCATTAAGTCCATTGGTCGTCCTGATCTAGCAGGGAAGGCAGAAGATTGGATAGGAGATCTGCGTGAGACATTATATAAACGGTATAAGGAGCTCTCTAATGACTTGGTGGTGCTCCCAGCTCACTATTCATTTGCCGAAGAGCTTGGCAAAGGTGGTAAAGTGTCTGCCCGATTGGGAGATCTTTATCAGAAAAATTCAGGTCTTCAAGTCGATGATGAAGGTGAATTCAGGAGAATGGTGACGGATAACCTTCCGCCACAGCCTAATTCTTATGAAAAGATTCGCCATACCAACATGGGGAAAGCGAATCCGGATGAGGAAGAACGTAGAGAAATGGAAATTGGACCTAACCGCTGTGCGGTTCACGGGTAA
- a CDS encoding DsrE/DsrF/DrsH-like family protein, which translates to MDHTKVAIIAANGSLFDAYKVFNVATAAAASDAEVGIFFTFEGLNLIHKEGHKSLPLPEGKEHFQEGFEKANVPSIEELVGIAQELNIKLIACQMTMDVMSLEKSDFIDGIEVGGAASFIDYAKDANISLTF; encoded by the coding sequence ATGGACCATACAAAAGTCGCCATTATTGCAGCGAACGGTAGCTTGTTTGACGCGTATAAGGTATTTAATGTAGCCACAGCAGCTGCAGCATCTGATGCAGAGGTAGGAATCTTCTTTACGTTTGAAGGGTTGAACTTAATTCATAAAGAAGGGCACAAAAGCTTACCACTGCCAGAAGGTAAAGAGCATTTTCAAGAGGGATTTGAAAAAGCAAACGTTCCTTCTATCGAAGAGTTAGTCGGAATCGCTCAAGAATTAAATATTAAATTAATTGCCTGCCAAATGACGATGGATGTCATGAGTTTAGAAAAGAGTGATTTTATTGATGGAATTGAAGTTGGCGGGGCTGCTTCATTCATCGATTATGCGAAAGACGCTAATATTTCATTAACATTTTAG
- a CDS encoding sulfurtransferase TusA family protein, with amino-acid sequence MNIKSHEILDAKGLACPMPIVKTKKAMANLNEGQVIEVQATDKGSTADLKAWAESTGHQYLGTVEEEEVLMHYVRKASEAETKGETKHEVITDLEDLRNKVDGDEDLSIIDVREQAEFAFGHIPGAINIPLGEIEERFQELNQDDELHVICRTGSRSDLAAQKLSEKGFKHVKNVIPGMSTWEGSMEQSKK; translated from the coding sequence ATGAATATTAAGTCACATGAAATATTAGATGCTAAAGGATTAGCATGCCCTATGCCCATTGTGAAGACGAAAAAGGCAATGGCCAACTTAAATGAAGGGCAAGTCATTGAAGTTCAGGCTACAGATAAAGGATCTACTGCCGATTTAAAAGCATGGGCAGAAAGCACAGGCCATCAGTACCTTGGCACGGTAGAAGAGGAAGAGGTATTAATGCATTACGTGCGAAAGGCTAGCGAGGCCGAAACGAAAGGAGAAACAAAACACGAGGTGATTACGGATCTAGAAGACCTCCGAAATAAAGTAGATGGTGATGAGGATCTATCGATTATAGATGTCCGTGAACAAGCTGAATTTGCATTTGGTCATATTCCGGGAGCCATCAATATTCCCTTAGGAGAGATTGAGGAACGTTTTCAAGAGCTAAACCAGGATGATGAGCTGCATGTCATTTGCCGTACAGGAAGTCGAAGTGACCTAGCTGCACAAAAATTAAGTGAAAAAGGTTTCAAACATGTGAAAAATGTTATACCTGGAATGTCTACATGGGAAGGTTCGATGGAACAAAGTAAAAAATAG
- a CDS encoding rhodanese-like domain-containing protein, giving the protein MKEITAKGLEKKVRDGERVNIIDVRESKEVAQGKIPGAQHIPLGQVLDHLDEMGKEKHYYIVCRSGGRSGKACGILSKQGCDVTNMAGGMLDWSGEVEK; this is encoded by the coding sequence ATGAAGGAAATTACAGCGAAAGGGCTAGAGAAGAAAGTAAGAGATGGAGAAAGGGTAAACATTATTGATGTGCGAGAAAGTAAAGAGGTAGCACAAGGAAAAATTCCTGGTGCCCAGCATATACCGCTAGGGCAAGTGCTGGATCACCTGGATGAAATGGGTAAGGAAAAGCATTATTATATCGTTTGCCGTTCCGGTGGTCGAAGTGGCAAAGCATGTGGAATATTAAGTAAGCAAGGCTGTGATGTAACCAATATGGCAGGCGGTATGCTTGATTGGTCTGGAGAAGTAGAGAAATAG
- a CDS encoding DsrE/DsrF/DrsH-like family protein, with protein MSDQKKTTIVLFSGDYDKAMAAYIIANGAAAYDHEVTIFHTFWGLNALRKDTQVTMKKGFMEKLFSKMMPRGTDKMGLSKMNYLGMGQKMIKNVIKKHNAMPLPQLVEMAQEQDVKLIGCTMTMDLLGLQKEELLDGIEYAGVAAYIGDAEEGNVNLFI; from the coding sequence ATGTCAGATCAAAAGAAAACGACCATCGTTTTGTTTAGTGGTGACTATGATAAGGCAATGGCCGCGTATATTATTGCCAATGGGGCTGCGGCCTATGATCATGAAGTAACGATTTTCCACACGTTTTGGGGATTAAATGCCCTACGAAAAGATACTCAGGTGACAATGAAGAAAGGTTTTATGGAGAAGCTATTCAGTAAGATGATGCCTAGAGGTACCGATAAAATGGGTCTTTCCAAAATGAACTATTTAGGCATGGGACAGAAGATGATAAAAAATGTCATCAAGAAACATAATGCCATGCCTCTACCTCAATTAGTAGAAATGGCACAAGAGCAAGATGTGAAATTGATTGGTTGTACGATGACAATGGATTTACTTGGCCTTCAAAAAGAGGAACTCCTTGACGGGATTGAATACGCGGGGGTTGCTGCTTATATTGGAGATGCAGAAGAGGGTAATGTTAATTTATTTATATAA
- a CDS encoding metal-sensitive transcriptional regulator — MEFSQDLKLRLKRAEGQVRGVHKMMEEEKECKDVISQLSAVRSAVDRTIATIVAENLERCIQEQADKGEDTTKVVQEAIELLVKSR; from the coding sequence ATGGAGTTTTCACAGGATTTAAAACTACGATTAAAGCGGGCAGAAGGACAAGTCCGTGGCGTGCACAAAATGATGGAGGAAGAAAAAGAATGCAAAGATGTCATTAGTCAGCTATCCGCAGTAAGATCGGCCGTTGACCGTACGATTGCTACGATCGTTGCTGAAAATCTGGAGCGATGCATTCAAGAACAGGCGGACAAGGGAGAGGACACAACTAAAGTAGTTCAGGAAGCCATCGAATTATTAGTCAAGAGCAGATAA